The following are encoded in a window of Nakamurella sp. A5-74 genomic DNA:
- a CDS encoding muconolactone Delta-isomerase family protein — protein sequence MEFLVMSVRRSDAFTPDEFAAAGPAGGARVRELHGQGVIRRIWHRADSIGACFLLESSDAEAAAAAVASLPMARDGMSDFTVVALVLYRGFSAG from the coding sequence ATGGAGTTCCTCGTGATGAGCGTGCGCCGCTCCGACGCGTTCACCCCGGACGAGTTCGCGGCCGCGGGTCCCGCCGGAGGCGCCAGGGTCCGTGAACTCCACGGTCAGGGCGTGATCCGCCGGATCTGGCATCGCGCGGACTCCATCGGCGCTTGCTTCCTGCTCGAATCCAGCGACGCCGAAGCTGCAGCCGCTGCTGTGGCGAGCCTGCCGATGGCCAGGGACGGCATGTCCGACTTCACCGTCGTCGCTCTCGTGCTCTATCGCGGCTTCTCCGCTGGGTGA
- a CDS encoding DUF1003 domain-containing protein: MRAHRAADAQLRVADLITRWAGSMPFVYLHVVLFGVWMIFVERSPWPSLTLIVSLEAIFLSTFVMIGQNRSAVFQQAKADHDFLEQETELKTNTQITREIHALTVELTRRTDLLGDPSDRGPTGPTVATTPA; encoded by the coding sequence ATGCGTGCGCACCGCGCCGCGGACGCGCAGCTGCGGGTGGCCGACCTGATCACCCGATGGGCCGGGTCCATGCCCTTCGTCTACCTGCACGTCGTGCTCTTCGGCGTCTGGATGATCTTCGTCGAACGCAGCCCGTGGCCGAGCCTGACGCTGATCGTCTCGCTCGAGGCGATCTTCCTGTCGACGTTCGTGATGATCGGCCAGAACCGGTCCGCAGTCTTCCAGCAGGCCAAGGCCGACCACGACTTCCTGGAGCAGGAGACCGAACTCAAGACCAACACCCAGATCACCCGTGAGATCCACGCTCTGACCGTCGAGCTGACCAGGCGGACGGACCTGCTGGGCGACCCGTCGGACCGCGGTCCGACGGGGCCGACAGTCGCGACAACGCCAGCGTGA
- a CDS encoding CBS domain-containing protein yields MKIRDIMTSPAVTVNSSTPVTEVAELLARRGFTSAPVVDDDDALIGIVTEADLISGRIRPDPRVHGRVAPPLVAPAVEVFHVMTTPVESVTAGADVSDVAAMMLDERIRCFPVVDGLTIVGVVTRRDVLAAVARPDGAIRAEIDALLLSAPDLAPAHRWQVTVQGGVADIADFQDRADDRLQAGALAEHVRGVVSVQVRHQTSDPS; encoded by the coding sequence ATGAAGATTCGAGACATCATGACGAGCCCCGCAGTCACCGTGAACAGCTCGACGCCGGTGACCGAAGTGGCAGAGCTCCTGGCCCGCAGGGGATTCACTTCCGCACCGGTGGTCGACGACGACGACGCCTTGATCGGCATCGTCACCGAGGCCGACCTGATCTCCGGACGCATCCGGCCGGATCCACGCGTGCACGGACGGGTCGCGCCGCCATTGGTTGCACCGGCGGTGGAGGTCTTCCACGTCATGACCACCCCGGTCGAATCGGTGACAGCCGGCGCGGACGTCTCCGACGTGGCGGCGATGATGCTCGACGAGCGCATCCGATGCTTCCCGGTCGTGGACGGCCTGACGATCGTCGGGGTCGTGACCCGCCGCGACGTGTTGGCTGCGGTCGCGCGCCCGGACGGCGCCATCCGAGCCGAGATCGACGCCCTGCTGCTCTCCGCGCCCGACCTGGCGCCGGCTCACCGCTGGCAGGTGACGGTGCAGGGAGGAGTCGCCGACATCGCAGACTTCCAGGACCGCGCCGACGATCGGCTGCAGGCCGGGGCTCTGGCCGAGCACGTCCGTGGAGTCGTCTCGGTCCAGGTCCGACACCAGACGAGTGATCCCTCCTGA
- a CDS encoding GAF domain-containing protein, with the protein MSELIADTPPEERASPAGLSPMQRLLSAVAAVSSNLELEVTLRQIVHTAMQLVGARYGALGVMDEEGHLRRFIHAGIDDDVATRIGPLPTGHGVLGVVIEESTPLRLDRLADHPSSVGFPEHHPTMDTFLGVPIRVRGATYGRIYLTEKPGGFTDDDEIVMQALAGAAGIAVENARLYDDARRQQSWLEAATTITTELLTSQDPSGALILIAQRARELSDADYAVIALPDPLAADPHDVDALIVTVCVGLDPDTLTGSAVPLADSTAGAVFRDQVPRNVDRLAFDLTARFGPAVAAPLGAAEGILGVLMAVRTAGAPRFTDEELQMVSSFADQGALALRRADELATRQELEVIADRDRIARDLHDQVIQRLFAVGLAMQGTHRRSKAADVSGRLSDHIDQLQRVIQDIRSAIFDLQAPVGAPRPLAEILRAVLAEVTDDVDIRTSLVTAGVLSTVPPDLRRAAEAVIREAVSNVVRHSGATAVAVSVAVGVELILEIADDGTGIPEGAHRSGLSNLVTRAHDAAGRCDIWSGPAGTTVHWSAPLDPVRSRSAS; encoded by the coding sequence GTGAGCGAGCTGATAGCCGACACTCCGCCCGAGGAGCGGGCCTCACCGGCCGGCCTGAGTCCGATGCAGCGGCTGCTGTCCGCGGTGGCGGCGGTGTCCTCGAACCTCGAGTTGGAAGTCACCCTCCGGCAGATCGTGCACACCGCGATGCAACTGGTCGGCGCCCGGTACGGAGCTCTGGGTGTGATGGACGAGGAGGGCCACCTGCGGCGCTTCATCCACGCCGGCATCGACGACGACGTCGCGACCAGGATCGGCCCGCTGCCCACGGGCCACGGCGTGCTCGGAGTGGTGATCGAGGAGTCCACCCCGCTGCGTCTGGACCGGTTGGCCGATCATCCGAGCTCGGTGGGCTTCCCGGAGCACCACCCGACGATGGACACGTTCCTGGGAGTACCGATCAGGGTCCGTGGGGCGACCTACGGTCGGATCTACCTCACCGAGAAGCCCGGCGGGTTCACCGATGACGACGAGATCGTCATGCAGGCACTTGCCGGCGCGGCCGGCATCGCGGTGGAGAACGCGCGGCTGTACGACGATGCCAGGCGACAGCAGAGCTGGCTGGAGGCGGCCACCACGATCACCACCGAGCTGCTCACCAGTCAGGATCCGTCGGGAGCGTTGATCCTGATCGCTCAACGTGCTCGCGAGCTGTCCGATGCCGACTACGCGGTGATCGCGCTGCCGGACCCGCTCGCCGCGGACCCGCATGACGTAGATGCGCTGATCGTGACGGTGTGTGTCGGTCTGGATCCGGACACCCTCACCGGATCGGCAGTCCCGCTGGCCGACTCCACCGCGGGCGCGGTGTTCCGTGACCAGGTCCCGCGCAACGTCGACCGTCTCGCCTTCGACCTGACCGCCCGCTTCGGGCCGGCGGTGGCGGCTCCGCTGGGAGCAGCCGAAGGGATCCTGGGAGTGCTGATGGCGGTGCGCACCGCCGGCGCACCGCGGTTCACCGACGAGGAACTGCAGATGGTCAGCTCGTTCGCGGACCAGGGAGCGTTGGCCCTGCGACGGGCCGACGAGCTCGCCACCCGTCAGGAGCTGGAGGTGATCGCCGACCGCGACCGGATCGCCCGCGATCTGCACGACCAGGTGATCCAACGGTTGTTCGCCGTCGGACTGGCCATGCAGGGCACCCATCGTCGGTCGAAGGCAGCGGACGTCTCGGGCCGCCTTTCCGACCACATCGACCAGTTGCAGCGGGTGATCCAGGACATCCGCTCGGCGATCTTCGACCTGCAGGCGCCGGTCGGCGCGCCGCGGCCGCTGGCGGAGATCCTGCGCGCCGTGCTGGCCGAGGTGACGGACGATGTCGACATCCGCACGTCCCTGGTGACCGCCGGCGTGCTGTCGACCGTCCCACCGGACCTGCGCCGCGCAGCTGAGGCAGTGATCCGGGAAGCGGTGAGCAACGTGGTCAGACACTCCGGCGCCACCGCGGTGGCGGTGAGTGTCGCCGTGGGCGTCGAGCTGATTCTCGAGATCGCCGACGACGGAACAGGTATCCCCGAGGGCGCGCACCGCAGCGGGCTGTCCAATCTGGTGACCAGAGCGCACGACGCCGCCGGGCGGTGCGACATCTGGTCGGGTCCCGCCGGTACGACCGTCCATTGGTCCGCCCCGTTGGACCCTGTCCGGTCACGCAGTGCGTCCTGA
- a CDS encoding response regulator transcription factor, with translation MRVFLVDDHEVVRRGVAELLEEAEELTVVGQAATAREALARIPAAMPDVAVLDVRLPDGNGIELCRELRSSMPELHCLMLTSYPEQQAMADAVMAGAAGYVVKDIIGIDLVSAVIRVGHGESLMDARAKAALLWHLRDQSPTVDDPTAGLSDQEKIVLELIGDGLTNRQIAERMFLAEKTVKNYVSRLLAKLGMERRTQAAVLSANLRHQAGRAPR, from the coding sequence ATGAGGGTGTTCCTGGTCGACGACCACGAAGTGGTGCGTCGTGGGGTCGCCGAACTCCTGGAAGAAGCCGAGGAGCTGACCGTCGTCGGCCAGGCCGCCACCGCACGGGAGGCGTTGGCGCGCATCCCCGCAGCGATGCCCGATGTGGCCGTCCTCGATGTGCGCCTCCCGGACGGCAACGGAATCGAGCTGTGTCGGGAACTGCGCTCGTCGATGCCGGAGTTGCACTGCCTCATGCTGACCTCCTATCCCGAGCAGCAGGCGATGGCCGACGCGGTGATGGCCGGGGCGGCCGGCTATGTGGTGAAGGACATCATCGGCATCGACCTGGTGAGTGCCGTGATCCGAGTCGGACACGGCGAGTCGCTGATGGACGCGCGCGCGAAAGCTGCGCTGCTGTGGCACCTGCGGGACCAATCACCCACCGTCGACGACCCGACCGCCGGCTTGTCGGACCAGGAGAAGATCGTCCTGGAGCTGATCGGTGACGGCCTGACGAATCGACAGATCGCCGAACGCATGTTCCTGGCGGAGAAGACCGTGAAGAACTATGTCTCCCGGCTGTTGGCGAAGCTCGGCATGGAACGCCGGACCCAGGCAGCGGTGTTGTCCGCCAACCTCCGACACCAGGCCGGGAGGGCGCCGCGATGA
- a CDS encoding universal stress protein: protein MRKPSPWHGSVPTGNDQLPPGAVGMVVGVDGSAAGRRALRWALREALRRRCRLEVVHCWYSRTTEGTPVAVISLRDLRSDSEGMLRGEIAAVSRRFPALPALTLTSAHGRPVPTLVAASERAQLLVVGARARSGSGFEVADGCVRHAHCPVVVVDRSGYRESDPPAPASTG from the coding sequence GTGAGAAAGCCTTCCCCCTGGCACGGCAGCGTGCCCACCGGGAACGATCAGCTGCCACCAGGTGCGGTCGGCATGGTGGTCGGGGTGGACGGGTCGGCCGCCGGACGGCGAGCCCTGCGCTGGGCGCTGCGGGAAGCGCTCCGGCGGCGCTGCCGGCTCGAGGTGGTGCACTGCTGGTACTCCCGGACCACCGAGGGGACCCCGGTCGCCGTCATCTCCTTGCGGGACCTGCGCAGCGATTCCGAGGGCATGCTCCGTGGCGAGATCGCCGCGGTGTCCCGGAGGTTCCCGGCACTCCCGGCGCTCACGCTGACCAGCGCCCACGGACGCCCGGTCCCGACCCTGGTGGCGGCGTCGGAACGTGCTCAGCTACTCGTCGTGGGCGCCCGTGCACGCAGCGGGTCCGGGTTCGAGGTGGCCGACGGGTGCGTACGGCACGCACACTGCCCGGTGGTCGTGGTGGATCGCTCCGGTTACCGGGAAAGCGATCCGCCGGCTCCGGCGTCGACCGGCTGA